Within Pseudomonas cichorii, the genomic segment TCTGTTCCACCGCCTTCAAAGGCGTTGCTACAGAATTTTGCTACATAATTACCGTTTTTCCGCCTTGTAAATCATTGATTTACAAGGACTTTTAATAATGGCGGAGAGATAGGGATTCGAACCCTAGGTACCGGTGAAGGTACAACGGATTTCGAATCCGTCCCATTCGGCCACTCTGGCATCTCTCCAACGGCGCGCATGATAACAGCATCGGCGCGTAAGGCGAAGCCCTTTACGCTAATTTTTTTCGTGCTATCAAGCGCTTGCGTAACTTTTTGCCTTAAAGCGGGACGCCCAGGCGGTTTGCGACTTCTTCGTAGGCTTCGATGACGTCACCCAGGCCCTGGCGGAAGCGGTCCTTGTCCATCTTCTTGCGGGTGTCCTTGTCCCACAGGCGGCAGCCGTCAGGGCTGAATTCGTCGCCCAGGACGATCTGGCCGTGGAATACGCCGAACTCGAGCTTGAAGTCGACCAGCAGCAGGCCTGCGTCGTCGAACAGCTTGCTGAGGACTTCGTTGACCTTGAGCGACAGCTCTTTCATGCGGACCAGTTGCTCGGCAGTACCCCAGCCGAATGCCACAACGTGGGATTCGTTGATGAACGGGTCGCCCTTGGCGTCGTCCTTGAGGAACAGCTCAAAGGTGTACGGATCGAGTTTGGTGCCTTCTTCAATGCCCAGGCGCTTGACCAGGCTGCCAGCAGCGTAGTTACGCACGACGCATTCGACCGGGATCATGTCAAGCTTCTTGACCAGGCACTCGTTATCGCCCAGCAGCTTGTCGAATTGAGTCGGAACGCCCGCCTCTTCCAGCTTCTGCATGATGAAGGCGTTGAACTTGTTGTTCACCATGCCCTTACGGTCAAGTTGTTCGATGCGCTTGCCGTCGAACGCCGAGGTGTCGTTACGGAACAGCAGGATCAAGCGGTCAGCGTCGTCGGTCTTGTAAACCGACTTGGCTTTGCCGCGGTAGAGTTCTTCACGTTTTTCCA encodes:
- the purC gene encoding phosphoribosylaminoimidazolesuccinocarboxamide synthase codes for the protein MEKREELYRGKAKSVYKTDDADRLILLFRNDTSAFDGKRIEQLDRKGMVNNKFNAFIMQKLEEAGVPTQFDKLLGDNECLVKKLDMIPVECVVRNYAAGSLVKRLGIEEGTKLDPYTFELFLKDDAKGDPFINESHVVAFGWGTAEQLVRMKELSLKVNEVLSKLFDDAGLLLVDFKLEFGVFHGQIVLGDEFSPDGCRLWDKDTRKKMDKDRFRQGLGDVIEAYEEVANRLGVPL